ATGCGATGAGATGTATGATGCCACTGCGTGCCTGAAAATCACATTGTGCACCGAAATGGAAGCACATGCCCAAGCCACGTGCTTATGCCTGAGGTACGGCAACGCAAAACATTCCAGCAGTTTGTTTTCAACAAACAACTGAATCTAATCAAAACCCGATTAGATTAGCCTTCCAGGCTGAATGTCTGTCTTGGGCAATTCGGGATAGCTGACAGTCTAATGGCTAAAGCCAAAAGACTGCTCACATTTGTAGCTACGCTGGACAAATAAGGCCCGGTCGGCTCTACCCTCAGCGACAAACTCGACACATGGTGTCACGTCCCATTTCGGTGTAAAGCCTGCCGGCCACAAAGTGATTTTCAGTCACTCCGCTAGATAAGCGTGGAATTATTGATTATCGCTAAACCTGCAGCGACAAGGATTGCGGGCATATTACTAGTCAGATTGCCTGCTCAAACTAACGAAGAGGCTGGAAACAGGTTGGACTTTAGTTCGCACCGTGATGGCATAATCAGTAACGGGTTTTGTTACTGATTATGGATTTGTGAAGATGGTTACCGCGTTAGCGAACCAAGCTTCGCAAACATTTGAAGACCGCACTGTGGCTTCAAATGCTTGTCTTCCATCACGGTGTCCAGACTGTTTCCAGCCTCGTAGTGGGAATCAATCTGAGACGCATATCCAAATTCCACGCTAGAAAAAATTTAGTCACAAATTTTTGTCACATTCTAAGCCTTGATTCACAGATTCTTTAAAGTTAATTGTTATTCTGGGAGTAGGAAATATTGCCATACAAATTATCCGAAACGAGGTAATCAAATTATGACTGATGAACCAAAGAAAGTTGCTTTTGATGATGAAATTGATACCACAAAAAATGATGATATCGTTGGCACACCAGAGCACAAACACAATGTAGAATTGTTGCATGACATCGAAAGCGAACCACGGCGCGTAACTTTTGATGAAGAAGTCGATATCCGCGAAAATGATAAGTTTTCAAATCTTGATAACGAACTCGATGCTTAGACAATTGAACAAATGAAAAACGCGAATTCCGGTTGTGGAATTCGCGTTTTTTAGTAAAGTTATTTTACTTATTCAGAATAAACGTACTTTTCAAAACGGGCGGCATCAGCTGATTGGAGTTCAACGTTCAAAAGGGTACCTTCTTCAAGGTATTCGGTTGAATTGATGTTAGCGTGTTCGTTCAAGTATGTTACGACTTGACCATCGCTGAATGGAATCAAGAGATTTTCAGTCACGTAATCCTTGAAAACTTTTTCCTTGATGATTGCTAATAAAGCATTCAAGGAATCATCTTCACGCGCTGAAATAATGATGTTATCACCTTCGCGAGTTGGGTAAGCAACGGGTGCTTGCGCCAAATCCGCTTTGTTGAACGTAATAATCATTGGAATATCGGTAACCCCGATTTGTTTCAATGTGAGTTCGGTTGTTTCCATCATGTCTTTGTAGTTAGGGTCTGAGTAGTCAACCACTTGGAGCAAGAGGTCAGCCTTAGCTGCTTCCGCCAGAGTTGAACGGAAGGCACTCACCAAGTTGTGAGGCAACTTAGAAACGAACCCAACTGTATCGCTCAGCAAGAATTGCTTTTGGTCAGGCAAAGTTAATTGACGAACCGAAGTGTCCAAAGTGGCAAAAAGCATGTTCTTTTCAAAGACGGTCTTGTCTTCACCTTGGCCATACATCCGCACAAGCCCGTTCATAATCGTTGATTTACCAGCATTGGTATAACCGACGAGGGCGACAGTTGGGATACCTGATTTATCACGTTGGGCGCGACGGGTATCTTCAGACTTGGTGATAACTGAGAGTTCTTCTTTTAAATGAGTAATGCTATTTTCGATAGTCCGGCGATCCATTTCGAGCTTAGTTTCACCAGAACCACGGTTGGTAAAGCCACCACTACCAGAACCAGCTGTTTGTTGGTCCATGCGGACATTCATACTAGTCCGCAAGCGTGGAAGTTGATATTGGAGGCGCGCAATGGCAACTTGCAATTTGGCTTCCTTTGACTTGGCACGATTGGCGAAGATATCCAGGATTAAACCAGTCCGGTCAATCACTGAAGCACCTGTTCCAGCTTCGATGTTCCGAATTTGGGAAGGTGATAATTCATCATTAGTAACAATCAAGGATACGCCGGTTGCTTCAACGAGTTCCTTGAGTTCTTCAACTTTCCCTTTACCAAAGTAAGTTCCGGCATTGGGGCGGTCGAGTTTTTGAGTGACAGTTTCAGCCACTTCCATGTTATTAGCATCAATTAAGTTAGCTAATTCTTCCATTGAGTAGGCAAAACTGGGATCATTTTTATCTAAACCAGCAATGATGACCGGTTGTACTTCAAATTGTTCTTCCATTAAGTAGCCTCGTTTCTTATCCGGGAAGATTATCAGTTTCGTTGTAGAACACAACTTTGACGGTATCTTCTGTTAATTCAAGTTTAGTAATTGCACCATTGGCGGGTGCTTGACCTTCATATGCTTTTAAACCAAAGCGGCCAGCAATTGAGCGAATTGTTGCTCCGTGTGATACGAGCAAGACATTATCACCAGGTTCTTGGCGATCGCGTAAAATATCAAGACCAGTGTTGATACGATCCCAGAACTCTTGGGCGCCTTCAGCGTGTCCATAAGGATCGCCGGCTTTGAAAGCTTCCATGGTACCATCGGCACCTTCAGAGGCCATCAATTCGGTGAATGATTCAACGTTTTCGAGTTTAGCAGCGACCATGCTAACGGCAAATTCACCCGTTAAACCTTCAAATGAACCAAAAGAAACTTCTCGGAATTCAGGCATTGGAGTTGGTTCAGTGAGGGCGCTTGCTTGGTTTTCGCTCAAGATGTATTTTGCAGTGTTAACAGCCCGTGTCAAGTCGCTTGAGTAAGCAGCATCAAAGCTAACATCTTTTAATACACGGCCGGCACGGTGCCCATCGGCAATTCCTTTTTCAGTAAGGGGCATGTCGCTCCATCCTTGCATACGCTTGTAAAGGTTGAAATAAGTTTGTCCGTGGCGGACGAGATAAATGTTAATTGGTTGCATGATTGTGATCTCCTTTTAATCGGATTGCTATAAGTAAAAAATACTCTCACCTATAATAGTAACATACGATAGCATTAAACTCTGGTCTGGCGTATAATTATTAGTCAACAAAGTACTAATAATTGAATACAGGTTGTTATGCACATCGTTACTGTTAATTTCGGACAGCGGCTATTTAGCGACTACATTCAAGTAGGCTTTGTTGAATTGGGGAGCACTAGTATTGTGTTTATAAAATAGATAAAAAAGGGAAGTATACATGGCAGATCAAATTCACGAGTACGAACAAAGTCACTTAACGGACGTGCTCGAAAAAATAAAAATTGCACAAGTTAAAACCCAAGCAGAACTCGATAAGACTGAAAAAGATCGCTCAGATATTGAAGCGGGTTGGGGCGATGTCCGGATCAAAACTAGCACATATGAAAATATGTTGGATACGGCACTATCAGTTCGGCAACAACAACAATTAATCACAGAACGTCAAAATAGTTTCCAACATGCAACAACACGCTTGGAAACCTTAAAAAAATTAGAAGTCAATCCATACTTTGCGCGGATTGATTTTCAAGAACGTGGTGAACAAAAAGCCGAAACAATTTATATTGGGTTAGGTTCATTTTCCGATACACCGGATCATTTCTTGATATATGATTGGCGTGCGCCGATTTCATCAATCTACTACGATGGTGGGTTAGGTGAAGTGACATATTTAACACCAGATGGTAATCAAACGGTTGATGTGGATCTTAAGCGTCAATTCCAAATCGCAGACGGTGTTGTGGTAACAATTTTTGATACAGATGAAGCTGTCGGGGATCAAATGCTTTTGGAAGCCTTAAGTGGTGACTCAGATACTAAAATGAAGAGTATCGTGACGACAATCCAAAAGGAACAAAATAAAATTATTCGGAATACCGCTGCTGACTTGTTGTTTGTTCAAGGGGCAGCAGGTTCTGGTAAAACGGCGGCAGTATTGCAACGGGTTGCGTACTTGCTTTACCGTTACCGCGGAAACTTAGATAGCGGACAAGTGGTCTTGTTCAGTCCTAACCAATTGTTTAATGACTATATTGATCAAGTTTTGCCAGAACTCGGTGAACAAAACATGGTCCAAATGACGTACTTCCAATACTCAAACCGACGTTTACCCAACATGCGCGTGGAAACTTTGCAAGAACGTTTTGAAGAAGATAACGACTTAGCGGCCCAACGGATTACTAATTTTAAAGGGAGCTTAGCATTCTTTAAGGTTGTCCAACAGTATGCTGAAACGTTGAACCGGAGTAATGTCCGTTTCCGTGATATTAAGTTTCAAGGTGAGGCGTTCTTTGATAAGGATAAAATCGCCAAAATGTTCTATGGTTACAATGAGAATTACAAGCTAGGACAACGTTTGAATGCGACAAAGGATAGTTTGACTAATTCGCTAACTGGTAAAGTTGGTAGTGAATTGAAACAAAAATGGGTTGAAGAAGCGATTCAAAACCTAACCAAAACTGAAATTGATTCATTGTTTGGCGATGAACCACGGGAATTTGCATCGGAAGAAAAGGAATACAACTTCTTAGCACGTAAGATTGTGACAGAAGCCTTCAAGCCGATTGCCCACGCAATTCACCGTAACCGTTTCATTAATGTAAACGCCCAATTTGCGCACTTTTTGCGTTCAGTACCAAACTTCGTTGATTTGAATCAATGGGGAATCACGGCTGATGATTGGTCAAAGAGTGTGACTAAGACGGTTACTGACTTTAAAGACAAGCGTTTGTCACTTGCCGATGTCTCGGCTTACTTGTACTTGTATGATTTGTTGACTGGTAAGCATGGTGAACGTGATATTCGCTTTGTCTTCATTGATGAAATTCAAGATTATACTGCTTTCCAATTAGCCTTCTTGAAATTTAGTTTTCCAAAAGCTAAGTTCACGATGCTGGGTGATTTGAACCAAGCAATCTTTACGAAGGAAAATTCACGTACGCTCTTACAAGAATTGGGGACACTCTTTGATTCAGATAAAATTGAAGTTGTGCAATTAACCCAAACATATCGTTCAACCCAACAAATTACAGATTTCTCTAAGGAAATTTTGGTAAACGGCGAAACGATTACTGCATTCAACCGAAGTGGTAATTTGCCAACTGTGACGATTGAGGATAATAGTGCAGCCTTGTACGCCCGTTTAGTGAGCCAAATTAATACGAATAATGGTATGAACGAAACAACTGCCATTATTACCAAGTCATTGGCTGAAGGTGAAGCCGTCTATGCTGAGCTTAAACAACAAGACGTTGCAGTGACCCTGATTCGTTCCGAAAACCAACGTTTAGCACATGGGGTGATTATCGTACCGTCATACTTGGCTAAGGGATTGGAATTTGATGCGGTTGTCATCTGGGACGCCTCTAAGAAAATGTATCCACTTGAAGATGAACGCCAACTCCTTTACACAATTGCTTCACGGGCAATGCACCAATTAACCGTGTTAGCATTGGATGAACTGACACCACTCTTAGATCGAGTGAACCCAGATTTATATGAGGTTACGGAGTAATCATGGAAACGTTCGTAAATTACGAGGTATATCAGCGGGATAGATGGGCAACGTTTGGACAACCGGTGCGCGAACTCTCGCCGGCCGTCTTACAGGAATTGGTTGCAAAGCACCCAGCGTTTAATGAAGCAGAACTATTAGCTGTGTACCAACCAGTTGCTAGCTTAATTCAACAACATTTTATTGATTATCAAATGGCGCAACAGCATCAGGCGAGTTTTACGGCTCAATCGGCGCAAGCAATGCCATTTGTGATTGGTTTAACTGGCAGTGTGGCAGTTGGTAAATCGACGACGGCAGCATTATTGAAGGATTTGCTGACGATAATGTGCCCAGAATTATCGACGGCACTAGTTTCAACGGATGGCTTTTTATATCCGTCGGCATATCTGAAGGCTCATAATTTAATGGGGCAAAAAGGATTTCCAGTGTCATATGATACTGATGCGTTGACTAGTTTTCTGTTAGCCGTCAAAGATCGCCAAGCAGAGATTAAGGTACCGATTTATTCACATGAACTATATGATATTGTTCCTGATGAATATGAAGTCTTACGAGCACCAGACATTGTACTAGTTGAGGGTGTTAACGCGTTACAACGACCTAAACTAGGATTAGTGCCCCGTGATTTAATGGATTTAACAATCTATGTTGATGCGAAGACTGACCTGATTAAGACCTGGTTCTTGGAACGCTTTGAAGATTTACTTGATGAAGCGGTTGATCACCCTGATAGTTTCTACTATCAATATACGGCTGATCGACCTGCTGCATTCCAAGCAGCCAAGGACGTTTGGCATGCTATTAATGAAGTAAACTTAGAAAAATACATCTTACCTTCCCGGGCACATGCCGATTTAGTCCTCATAAAAGGGCCAAATCACCACGTAGAACGGGTAGCATTGAAGAAATATTAGACACACTACTGTAAAATTCATTGAATTTTACAGTTTTTTTTTGCGGTTTATTGATTATGGCAAGATTATGAGCAGATTTATTGCTTTTTTTTGACTAATAAATGAATTAGTTGACAGCGTTAACTAAAGTGCTGAAATTACTGATTTTATCGCCTTTGGACGTATGTTCGTATTTCCAAGTTACAAAAAGATTACGATGAAAGCGTTGAATATTACAAACGTCATGTTTTGCTGTCACTAATCTGCTAACTCCTTGTTACAATTTGTCCGTAGTATATACCTTGTTGATTGATACGGACGTCAACGGCAACATAAAAATTAAGCCCAATCGTATAAAAAGTAAATTGGGAAATTAGATCCGTAAAGAGGAGATTTAGAAAATATGATGAACGTCAAGAATACAATTTTATCAGCAACTGGTTTAATCGCAGCTTTAGTAACAACGGGGGTTGTTGCGAGTGCTGATACAACAGTTACAGTTCAACCTGGTGATTCAGTTTCAGCAATTGCTGTTAAGAACAACACCACGGTTGCTGCAATTGCTGCAGCTAACAAGATGGACAACACTAACTTAATCTTTGTTAATGAACAATTAACTGTACCTACTTCAAGCAACACTAACCAATCAACAAACAACAACCAAGCAACAACTAAGCAAGCTTCAGCCCAAGAACAAGTGGCTCCTGTAAAGCAAGCAACAGTTAAGGACACTACGGCAACCAAGAGCACTTCTACTGGTTACCAAGGTTCACAATCTTCTGCTAAGGCATGGATTGCTAACCGCGAATCTGGTGGTAACTACGGTGCCCGTAATGGTCAATACGTAGGTAAGTACCAATTATCATCATCATACTTGCACGGTGACTACTCAGCCGCTAACCAAGAACGTGTTGCTGATCAATATGTAACTAGCCGTTATGGTTCATGGGAAGGTGCTAAAGCGCACTGGATGGCCAATGGTTGGTACTAAAATAGACCGATAATAGAAAAGCGAGCTACCGGGAGATTCTGGTAGCTTTTTTCGTACAATGTTCAAGCTTTTGATGCGACTTGTATCCAATTTAATAAAACAGGATATGTTAACCTAACTGTAAGAAATTGACTGATTTGGACAATGAAAACGCGTTCATTTGAAAATCAATGTCAAATAAGTTGACAAAGAATGTTAGGCGGACTAATATAGGTAATCGTACTAAAAATAAGTAAACTAAATTATTATATGGAAAATAAAAGGAGATAAACATATGCAAGCAGTAGATGCAAACGGTAAGCCATTTAACCGTGGTTTGTTGATTGCCGTGCTGTTGATTGGGACATTCGTTACCGTCCTTAACCAAACAGTCTTAGCAACCGCCTTACCAACCTTAATGAAGTCATTACACGAATCATTAGGGACCGTTCAATGGTTAACCACCGGATTCATGTTGGTGAACGGGATTATGATTCCAGTCTCAGCCTGGATGAGTAATCGCTTTAATACAAAATGGTTGTACTTGGGTGCAATGTTTGTCTTCTTGATTGGGACAGTTACAGCATTCACCTCATCAACCTTTGCGCAATTATTAACGGGACGTTTGATTCAAGCGTTGGCTGTTGGGGTTGCGATGCCATTATTGCAAGTTATCATGCTTTCAATCTTCCCAGCTAACAACCGTGGTGCAGCCATGGGGATGGCCGGGTTAGTTATTGGGTTAGCACCAGCCATGGGACCTACGCTTTCTGGTTGGATTTTAGATAACTACAAGTGGCAAACTTTGTTTGGAATTATGATTCCAATCATTGCACTTGTGTTGATTGCAGGTCTTTTCTTTATGAAACCTGTTATTCACACTAAAAAAGAACCATTGGACTTCTTATCAGTTGGATTATCAACAATTGGTTTCGGTGGGATGTTGTATGGATTCTCTGAAGTTTCTGGCGAAGGCTGGGGCGACATTGCACACGTAATCGCACCATTGGTAATCGGTGTAATTTTCATTGCCCTCTTCGTTTGGCGTCAACTTAAGCTTGAAAAGCCATTATTGGAATTACGTGTTTTCAAAAACAAGCAATTTACAATTACAACAATTTTAGCTTCATTAGTAATGATGGCGATGATTGGTGCCGAAATGGTTATCCCACAATACTTGCAAACTGTTCGCGGGATGACACCATTCCACGCTGGGTTAACATTGTTAGCTGGGGCATTAATGATGGGTGTTATGTCACCTATCACTGGTCAAATTTACGATAAAATCGGTGCTAAGAAGTTGGCGATTACTGGTTTGATTCTTTTGACAGTTGGGACAGTACCATTCACATTCCTTACAGTTGGTACACCTGTTATTAACGTGACAGTCTTGTATGCTGTGCGGATGTTTGGTATTGCGATGGTTATGATGCCAGTAACGACTGCTGGGATGGCAGCCTTGTCAGGCGAAATGATTGCCCACGGGACCGCCGTAAATAACACGGCGCGTCAAGTTGCATCATCAATGGGTACTGCAGTTATGATTTCTGTTTTATCTAATGTTGTTAAGACAAACATGCCAGCGCACAAGTTGTTAAAAGCTGAACCATTACAATACGGTCGTGATGCATTGAACGCCGCCTTGAGTGGTTATCACGCCGCCTTCTGGTTGGCAATTGGTTTTGCGATTGTCGGCTTGATTGTCGCATTTACACTTGAAGGCCACCGTCATAAGAGTCAAGTCTTAGTACGAGGAGGTAAGAACAAATGATTTTAACTTTAGTAATAATTAGTGCGATTTTGTTCTTCATCTTCTTCGTGTTGATCTACAATCGTTTTGTTAGTTATGTTTTGTCATTTATCGCCTTTATTCTTTTGGTGGGTTCATTGTTCATGTTAGTGGAAAATGACCATAGCCACTTAGGTATGACGAAAGTAACGACTGAAAAGCAAACTGTAATTTATTCAGCTGGTGACAGTAAATCACCAATTAGCATGCTTTTGTACCAACCTATTGGGACGAATGGTCACGATAATGTGTACATTTATAAAGCTGCCAAGAAGGATAAGAAACCTAGTCACACCCAAACGGATGGTAAGACAACGAATAAGGTTAAGCTTGTTGATTCTGATACAGCAACGCTTGAAGTTAAAACTACTCGTTACGAATACAAACGTTCTTTAGACAAGTTCTTGTTTGGTATTGGTGGTAACGACAAGGAAGTTGTTAAGCGTGTCAACACGTTCAATATCCCTAAGGAAGCTTGGGCGAAGTTGAGTGTTAAGGCAGCTAAGAAGCTCGCTAAAGAAATGCAAAACCCTTCAAAAGCGCAACAAGCTGAACAAAAAGCAGCTGCGAAAGCTTATATTGAAGGCAAGATGAAAGCTGCGATGATGGCTGATCCAACTATGGCCACATCACCAAGTCGTCAAGCAGCTTTAGTTAAGCAAGCTACCCAAGAATTCCAAACGATGGCAATTAAACAAGCTATCGATGCAGCCCAAAAAGCTGATAAGTAATTCTAAATAAGCTCAAATAAAGGAAGGTCGCAATTAATTTTGCGACCTTTTTTCGTCTGAGGTGGGATTTATAAAATGGGATGAGATGTATGATGCCACTGCGTGCCAGAAAATCACATTGTGCACCGAGATGGAAGCACATGCCCAAGCCAAAGGGCGGTCTTGGGCAATTCGGGATAGCTGGCAGTCTAATGGCTAAAGCCAAAAGACTGCTCATCTACCCTCAGCGACAAACTCGACACGTGGTGTCAAGTTCGTCCCATTTCGGTGTAAAGCCTGTCGGCCACAAAGTGATTTTCAGTCACTCCGCTAGATAAGCGTGGAATTATTGATTACCGCTAAACTTGCAGCGATAAGGATCACGGCATATTACTAGTCAGACTGCCTGCTTAAACTAACGAAGAGACTGGTTCCAGACACGTAGTGGGAATCAATCTGAGACACATATCAAAATTCCACGCTAGAAAAATTTTAGCCATTACTTGGCGCACCACGCTGGAAGCGGCCTCCCAAGCCAAAGGGCGGTCTTGAGAGGTTCGGATAAGCTGGGACTCTAAGGAATAAATTCCTAAGACTCCTCATCTCATCCTCAGCGGCGATATGTGTTACACACATCTCACCCCAGTCGCGGTGTAAAGGCTGCGCCCGCCAAGCAATTTGCCGGCACTTCGTTAGTTAGGAATAATTCTCAGACAGCGAAAAAAATTACCAACCACAGGCCGCAGTGGTACGGAGTGGCAATAAAATAACAAAATTATGATAGTTAACCATTCACTTATTATTGATTCGTGGAGCGAAATTCAAATTTGTGGCATGATAGAAGTAATGAAATTAAGGTGAAAGGGGGACATGCAAAATGCAAGAACATGAACATGGTACCGGAACAGAGATGACGGGGAAGAAATTCTTCACGGTCACGATATTGAATTTGGTGATTACGGCGGTTGAAATTATTGGTGGTGTGCTGTCAGGGAGTCTAGCACTCTTGTCAGATGCTTTTCACAATTTGGGCGATTCCTTGGCGATTGTATTAGGTTACATTGCGTTCAAAATTAGTTTGCGCGGACAGAATGTCAAGCAAACTTATGGATATAAACGCGCCCAAATTTTAGCAGCGTTTATTAATGCCATTTTCTTAGTTGGTTTGTCGATTTTTCTAATCATCGAAGCCATTGAACGCTTTTGGCATCCGAGTCCATTGAACGCAGATTTAATGTTGATAGTGGCGGTAGTTGGATTAATTGCAAATGTAGCTTCTGCCCTCCTCTTAAAGGGTGGTAGCGAACATAATTTGAATCAGCGCGCAACATTTTTGCATATTTTGAGTGATGCATTGTCATCAGTTGGCGTGATTGTCGCTGGGGTTCTGATTGCACTCTTTAATTGGGTGTGGTTGGATCCATTGGTGACGTTGCTAGTTATGGCCTATATCCTCAAGGAAGTTTGGCCCGTAGTAAAGCAAACTGTCAAGATTTTGATGCAAGCGACACCAGATTTGGATTTTTGTGCCATTCAAGCTGATATTGATGTTATTCCAGGCGTAATGGGATCACACCACTATCACGCTTGGCAAGTCGATGAAGAAGCGGTGATGTTTTCACTACACGTAAATTTGCAAGACATGCTTTTGAGTGACGCCGAAGTGATTTACGATGAAATTAACCGCTTGCTGATGGAAAAGTATGACATCAAACACGTGACTATTCAGGCCGAAGTTCATCGTGGTGAACAAGAAGGAATGATTGACGAAGAAGAACAGATTTAAGACTAACATAGCCTTTTTATTTTTAGCATGTTATAATACATCTTGTAGTTTGGTTTGGAAAAACAGGTCTTGTTTCATCAATCTTGAGAAATATCTCCAGTTACACCAATCAGTTACGTTAAAATCACATGCCTTAATTGGCGCATTTACAAGGAGATTCATATCATGGAACAAGGTACAGTTAAATGGTTTAACGCCGACAAGGGTTTCGGTTTTATCACTCGTGAAAACGGTGAAGATGTGTTCGCACACTTCTCAGCTATCCAAGGTGACGGTTTCAAGACTCTTGATGAAGGTCAATCAGTTTCTTTCGAAGTTGAAAGTTCAGATCGCGGCCCACAAGCTACTAACATTACTAAGAACTAATCTTAGCTAATAATAGTCTTTGAAAATCCCAGCTGGCATATTTTGCCGGTTGGGATTTTTTAGTACATATTTTTTTATTAAGGGAGTGAAAGCAAGCGGAACTACCGTAGCAGAGGCAAAGACAAGCGCTTGAATTTGAAAATAAATAGATTTGCTAAGGGATTAGAAAATATTAGCAATATTTCCCGAAAAAGGGAACTTCCGTTTGAGAAAAAAACTACTTTGCGGTATTATTGTTATATGTGAAACTACTCGAATGTTCCACGAAAATCCGGAGGAAACTCATGAACGAAGAACAATTTGTCGCTGCATTAGCAGAACATGGAATCAAGCTATCTGATTATCAATTACAGCAATTTGCTGACTACTATGAACTGTTAGTCGCAACGAATGAAAAGTTCAATTTGACGGCAATCACTGATAAAGAAGAAGTCTATTTAAAGCACTTCTATGATTCTTTAACGGCTGCCTTTTATTTCCCAGCTATCCAAACAGAACCATTAAAGATTTTGGATGTTGGTGCGGGTGCAGGGTTCCCATCAATCCCCATGAAAATCGTTTTCCCACAACTACAAGTTGGGATTGTCGATTCATTACAAAAACGCATTGGCTTTTTGAATGATTTAGCCGCAACTTTAAAATTAGATGGTGTTGCTTTCTATCACGACCGAGCTGAAACGTTTGGTGGTAAGAAATCACCACACCGGGCTGAGTTTGATGTGGTAACAGCACGCGCCGTGGCACGGATGACGGTGTTAAGTGAATTAACATTGCCCCTCCTTAAGGTTGGTGGGTACTTGGTAGCGATGAAGGGATCAGGCGCACAAGTTGAATTGGCCAAGGCTGAGTTTGCACTCAAGACACTCGGCGGTGAAGTTGAATCAACGCACGCATTTGAGTTACCAAATGGCGATCCACGTGAAATTGACGTAGTTAAAAAAATTAAAACCACACCAGGTAAATACCCACGTAAACCTGGAACACCGAATAAAGAAGCCTTGGGTGAATAAGCAAAACGGCAACAAAATTACTGAGAGAAAGGTTGGTTAAAGCAGTGCGACAAGAAAATAAATTAACTGAAACAGAAATTGATCAGCGCATTGCGGCTTTGGTTAAGCAA
This is a stretch of genomic DNA from Periweissella cryptocerci. It encodes these proteins:
- a CDS encoding LysM peptidoglycan-binding domain-containing protein, whose product is MNVKNTILSATGLIAALVTTGVVASADTTVTVQPGDSVSAIAVKNNTTVAAIAAANKMDNTNLIFVNEQLTVPTSSNTNQSTNNNQATTKQASAQEQVAPVKQATVKDTTATKSTSTGYQGSQSSAKAWIANRESGGNYGARNGQYVGKYQLSSSYLHGDYSAANQERVADQYVTSRYGSWEGAKAHWMANGWY
- a CDS encoding MDR family MFS transporter, with product MQAVDANGKPFNRGLLIAVLLIGTFVTVLNQTVLATALPTLMKSLHESLGTVQWLTTGFMLVNGIMIPVSAWMSNRFNTKWLYLGAMFVFLIGTVTAFTSSTFAQLLTGRLIQALAVGVAMPLLQVIMLSIFPANNRGAAMGMAGLVIGLAPAMGPTLSGWILDNYKWQTLFGIMIPIIALVLIAGLFFMKPVIHTKKEPLDFLSVGLSTIGFGGMLYGFSEVSGEGWGDIAHVIAPLVIGVIFIALFVWRQLKLEKPLLELRVFKNKQFTITTILASLVMMAMIGAEMVIPQYLQTVRGMTPFHAGLTLLAGALMMGVMSPITGQIYDKIGAKKLAITGLILLTVGTVPFTFLTVGTPVINVTVLYAVRMFGIAMVMMPVTTAGMAALSGEMIAHGTAVNNTARQVASSMGTAVMISVLSNVVKTNMPAHKLLKAEPLQYGRDALNAALSGYHAAFWLAIGFAIVGLIVAFTLEGHRHKSQVLVRGGKNK
- the coaA gene encoding type I pantothenate kinase, with translation METFVNYEVYQRDRWATFGQPVRELSPAVLQELVAKHPAFNEAELLAVYQPVASLIQQHFIDYQMAQQHQASFTAQSAQAMPFVIGLTGSVAVGKSTTAALLKDLLTIMCPELSTALVSTDGFLYPSAYLKAHNLMGQKGFPVSYDTDALTSFLLAVKDRQAEIKVPIYSHELYDIVPDEYEVLRAPDIVLVEGVNALQRPKLGLVPRDLMDLTIYVDAKTDLIKTWFLERFEDLLDEAVDHPDSFYYQYTADRPAAFQAAKDVWHAINEVNLEKYILPSRAHADLVLIKGPNHHVERVALKKY
- the helD gene encoding RNA polymerase recycling motor HelD; translated protein: MADQIHEYEQSHLTDVLEKIKIAQVKTQAELDKTEKDRSDIEAGWGDVRIKTSTYENMLDTALSVRQQQQLITERQNSFQHATTRLETLKKLEVNPYFARIDFQERGEQKAETIYIGLGSFSDTPDHFLIYDWRAPISSIYYDGGLGEVTYLTPDGNQTVDVDLKRQFQIADGVVVTIFDTDEAVGDQMLLEALSGDSDTKMKSIVTTIQKEQNKIIRNTAADLLFVQGAAGSGKTAAVLQRVAYLLYRYRGNLDSGQVVLFSPNQLFNDYIDQVLPELGEQNMVQMTYFQYSNRRLPNMRVETLQERFEEDNDLAAQRITNFKGSLAFFKVVQQYAETLNRSNVRFRDIKFQGEAFFDKDKIAKMFYGYNENYKLGQRLNATKDSLTNSLTGKVGSELKQKWVEEAIQNLTKTEIDSLFGDEPREFASEEKEYNFLARKIVTEAFKPIAHAIHRNRFINVNAQFAHFLRSVPNFVDLNQWGITADDWSKSVTKTVTDFKDKRLSLADVSAYLYLYDLLTGKHGERDIRFVFIDEIQDYTAFQLAFLKFSFPKAKFTMLGDLNQAIFTKENSRTLLQELGTLFDSDKIEVVQLTQTYRSTQQITDFSKEILVNGETITAFNRSGNLPTVTIEDNSAALYARLVSQINTNNGMNETTAIITKSLAEGEAVYAELKQQDVAVTLIRSENQRLAHGVIIVPSYLAKGLEFDAVVIWDASKKMYPLEDERQLLYTIASRAMHQLTVLALDELTPLLDRVNPDLYEVTE
- a CDS encoding histidine phosphatase family protein, whose translation is MQPINIYLVRHGQTYFNLYKRMQGWSDMPLTEKGIADGHRAGRVLKDVSFDAAYSSDLTRAVNTAKYILSENQASALTEPTPMPEFREVSFGSFEGLTGEFAVSMVAAKLENVESFTELMASEGADGTMEAFKAGDPYGHAEGAQEFWDRINTGLDILRDRQEPGDNVLLVSHGATIRSIAGRFGLKAYEGQAPANGAITKLELTEDTVKVVFYNETDNLPG
- the hflX gene encoding GTPase HflX gives rise to the protein MEEQFEVQPVIIAGLDKNDPSFAYSMEELANLIDANNMEVAETVTQKLDRPNAGTYFGKGKVEELKELVEATGVSLIVTNDELSPSQIRNIEAGTGASVIDRTGLILDIFANRAKSKEAKLQVAIARLQYQLPRLRTSMNVRMDQQTAGSGSGGFTNRGSGETKLEMDRRTIENSITHLKEELSVITKSEDTRRAQRDKSGIPTVALVGYTNAGKSTIMNGLVRMYGQGEDKTVFEKNMLFATLDTSVRQLTLPDQKQFLLSDTVGFVSKLPHNLVSAFRSTLAEAAKADLLLQVVDYSDPNYKDMMETTELTLKQIGVTDIPMIITFNKADLAQAPVAYPTREGDNIIISAREDDSLNALLAIIKEKVFKDYVTENLLIPFSDGQVVTYLNEHANINSTEYLEEGTLLNVELQSADAARFEKYVYSE